A genomic segment from Gammaproteobacteria bacterium encodes:
- a CDS encoding YicC family protein, with the protein MIHSMTGYGEAACETEQGLVRAEIRTVNHRFFNARLRTPPGCERHHARIERWLKKSLPRGHVSYSLTLDPGDSAEPELLVDVERARAWAASLERLAAELRLDSRIGLDALIRLQGVMRSRDSARREIDIDEEDLREVTGEAADAAVRMRRAEGERMEADLLDVLAGMREELDRVEERAPERLVRERDRLSAAIQELLGDVPADPDRIAREIAHLAERWDINEEIVRLRSHMQLFEETLEGADGAPVGKRLGFIMQEMHREANTIGAKANDARMAESVLSLKGGVERIREQLENVQ; encoded by the coding sequence GTGATTCACAGCATGACCGGATACGGCGAAGCCGCGTGCGAGACGGAACAGGGTCTTGTGCGCGCGGAGATCCGCACGGTCAACCACCGCTTCTTCAACGCCCGGCTCAGGACGCCTCCCGGGTGCGAACGTCATCACGCCCGCATCGAACGCTGGTTGAAGAAGTCGCTGCCCCGGGGGCACGTCAGCTACTCGCTCACGCTGGATCCCGGCGACAGCGCCGAGCCGGAACTCCTCGTGGACGTCGAGCGTGCCCGCGCCTGGGCGGCATCGCTCGAGCGTCTCGCCGCGGAGTTGAGGCTGGACAGCCGGATCGGGCTCGATGCGCTGATCCGGCTCCAGGGCGTGATGCGGAGCAGGGACTCCGCGCGTCGCGAAATCGACATCGACGAAGAAGACCTGCGCGAGGTGACGGGCGAGGCGGCGGACGCTGCTGTCCGAATGCGGCGGGCGGAGGGGGAGCGCATGGAGGCGGATCTCCTGGACGTGCTGGCCGGCATGCGCGAGGAACTCGACCGCGTGGAGGAACGGGCCCCGGAGCGTCTCGTCCGGGAGCGCGACCGCCTGAGCGCGGCCATCCAGGAGCTGCTCGGCGATGTGCCTGCGGACCCGGACCGGATCGCCCGCGAGATCGCGCACCTGGCCGAGAGATGGGACATCAACGAGGAGATCGTGCGCCTGCGTTCGCACATGCAGCTCTTCGAGGAGACGCTCGAGGGAGCCGACGGAGCGCCGGTGGGCAAGCGGCTGGGCTTCATCATGCAGGAGATGCACCGGGAGGCCAACACCATCGGCGCCAAGGCCAACGACGCCCGCATGGCGGAGTCGGTCCTGTCGCTCAAGGGTGGGGTGGAGCGCATTCGCGAGCAGTTGGAGAACGTCCAGTGA
- the gmk gene encoding guanylate kinase: MTPPTPGDGPIVLAGPTGVGKTTVARALAADRGGFVFSVSATTRRPRPGERDGADYEFVSREEFERMVDAGEFAEWARVHDQMYGTPLRNLAGGDGRRVLLDIDVQGAAQVRGNVPSAVFVFLLPPSLGTLLARLSGRGTEPRDEVARRLGVARDELARVPEFDHVLVNDDLDATVAAVRAIARGDASAAGSLRAAREEAESLRRGIATLLARDFDILSE, translated from the coding sequence GTGACGCCGCCGACGCCCGGCGACGGCCCCATCGTGCTGGCGGGCCCCACCGGGGTCGGCAAGACCACCGTGGCCCGTGCGCTGGCCGCGGACCGGGGCGGCTTCGTCTTCTCGGTTTCCGCGACCACCCGCCGGCCCCGCCCGGGCGAGCGCGACGGCGCGGACTACGAATTCGTGTCCCGGGAGGAGTTCGAGCGCATGGTGGACGCCGGCGAGTTCGCGGAATGGGCGCGCGTGCATGACCAGATGTACGGGACCCCGCTGCGCAATCTGGCAGGGGGCGACGGGCGCCGCGTGCTGCTGGACATCGACGTCCAGGGCGCCGCCCAGGTGCGCGGAAATGTCCCTTCGGCCGTGTTCGTCTTCCTGCTGCCGCCGTCGCTCGGGACGCTGCTCGCACGGTTGTCCGGGCGCGGAACCGAGCCGCGGGACGAGGTCGCCCGCCGGCTGGGAGTCGCGCGCGACGAACTGGCGCGGGTGCCGGAATTCGACCACGTGCTGGTCAACGACGACCTGGACGCGACCGTCGCGGCGGTGCGGGCGATCGCGCGCGGAGACGCGAGCGCGGCCGGGTCGCTGCGCGCCGCGAGGGAGGAGGCGGAGTCGCTCCGCCGCGGGATCGCTACACTTCTCGCCCGGGATTTCGATATCTTATCGGAATAG
- a CDS encoding DNA-directed RNA polymerase subunit omega: protein MRVFTPQEVAEPAMSKYLGVLIAAKYARELNAMPREAMPMDEKKLTTKALEALTSDHIEYRLQFRSQGTE, encoded by the coding sequence ATGCGCGTGTTTACACCCCAGGAAGTCGCCGAACCCGCCATGAGCAAGTACCTGGGCGTCCTGATCGCCGCGAAGTATGCCCGCGAGCTCAACGCGATGCCGCGCGAGGCGATGCCCATGGACGAGAAGAAGCTCACCACCAAGGCGCTCGAGGCGCTGACCTCCGACCACATCGAGTACCGGCTGCAGTTCCGGAGCCAGGGGACGGAATAG
- the coaBC gene encoding bifunctional phosphopantothenoylcysteine decarboxylase/phosphopantothenate--cysteine ligase CoaBC, translating to MSRALAPRRPWRDRRIVLGVAGGIAAYKSVQLARDLTRLGAQVDVVLTGGATRFVTPLSFEALTGRKVLTELFSADGAAMHIRLGAEADAVCVAPATADLIARAAAGRADDLLTTTLLATRAPVVICPAMNDRMYAHPQTTRNLAYLQDELGYAVAGPATGPLAFGEGEGPGRMLEPPDIVEHVGRALETDAFLAGRQVLITTGPTLEPVDPVRFVGNRSSGRMGHALARAAWRRGARVTLVSGPTHLARPPGVQRTRVATAREMLDAVAEAIPRADVVIFAAAVADYRPARARSGKIKRAREGASLSVELTANPDVALDTKPLRKPGARVVGFALETDDLLARARSKMERKAFDLIVANHARGPGDGPFGERNAVTLLAPDGSAEALPLMPKDEIAEAVLDRLDGAPARRFSQASS from the coding sequence GTGTCCCGCGCGCTCGCCCCGCGGCGTCCCTGGCGCGATCGCCGGATCGTCCTGGGGGTTGCCGGTGGCATCGCCGCCTACAAGTCTGTCCAGCTCGCGCGCGACCTCACCCGGCTGGGCGCGCAGGTGGACGTCGTGCTCACCGGGGGCGCGACCCGGTTCGTCACCCCGCTCAGCTTCGAGGCGCTAACCGGGCGCAAGGTCCTGACCGAACTCTTCTCGGCGGACGGGGCGGCCATGCACATCCGTCTGGGCGCCGAGGCCGATGCCGTCTGCGTGGCCCCCGCCACTGCCGACCTGATCGCGCGCGCGGCCGCCGGGCGGGCGGACGATCTGCTCACCACCACCCTCCTGGCGACGCGCGCCCCGGTGGTGATCTGCCCGGCAATGAACGACCGCATGTACGCGCACCCGCAGACCACCCGCAACCTCGCGTACCTGCAGGACGAGCTGGGCTACGCGGTCGCCGGGCCCGCGACCGGACCGCTGGCGTTCGGGGAGGGGGAGGGACCGGGCCGCATGCTCGAGCCCCCGGACATCGTCGAGCACGTGGGAAGGGCGCTCGAGACGGACGCCTTCCTGGCAGGCAGGCAGGTCCTGATCACGACCGGGCCGACCCTGGAACCCGTCGACCCGGTGCGCTTCGTCGGCAACCGCTCGTCGGGGAGGATGGGGCACGCGCTCGCCCGCGCGGCCTGGCGGCGGGGCGCCCGCGTGACGCTGGTGTCCGGTCCCACCCACCTGGCGCGCCCGCCCGGGGTACAGCGCACCCGCGTGGCCACCGCGCGCGAGATGCTCGACGCCGTGGCCGAGGCGATCCCGCGCGCGGACGTGGTGATCTTCGCGGCCGCCGTGGCCGACTACCGTCCCGCCCGCGCTCGCTCCGGCAAGATCAAGCGCGCCCGGGAAGGCGCCTCCCTGTCGGTGGAACTGACCGCCAACCCGGACGTCGCGCTGGACACCAAGCCGCTGCGGAAACCGGGGGCGAGGGTGGTCGGTTTCGCACTGGAGACGGACGACCTCCTCGCCCGGGCGCGCAGCAAGATGGAGCGCAAGGCCTTCGACCTCATCGTCGCCAACCACGCGCGTGGTCCCGGTGACGGCCCGTTCGGCGAACGGAACGCGGTGACCCTGCTGGCTCCCGATGGCTCGGCTGAAGCGCTTCCGCTGATGCCCAAGGATGAGATCGCCGAGGCGGTGCTCGACCGGCTGGACGGCGCCCCCGCGCGCAGGTTCTCGCAGGCGTCGTCGTGA
- a CDS encoding uracil-DNA glycosylase — protein sequence MDRETLARYLSQRKELGEGDIVFSRLSGDEALALARARPAAPAGEMPAPVSGDYEEVRRTALACERCRLAGGRTQVVFSDGNPRGRLVVIGEAPGMHEDRTGLPFVGRAGKLLDLLLASVGLSRKDSVYICNVLKCRPPGNRNPMPDEIEACTPYLERQIELVAPEVILAVGGFAAQFITGRQVALGKLRGEIYDYRGVPALVTYHPAALLRNRGWTQAVWDDLQLLRNTMDRTGRSGGG from the coding sequence GTGGATAGGGAGACCCTTGCCCGCTACCTGAGCCAGCGGAAGGAGCTGGGGGAGGGCGACATCGTGTTCAGCCGTCTGAGCGGGGACGAGGCGCTCGCGCTGGCCCGCGCCCGTCCCGCCGCACCGGCCGGCGAGATGCCGGCCCCTGTGTCCGGAGACTACGAAGAGGTTCGGCGCACGGCGCTCGCCTGTGAGCGCTGCCGGCTTGCCGGAGGCCGCACGCAGGTGGTCTTCTCCGACGGGAACCCGCGGGGCAGGCTGGTCGTCATCGGCGAAGCGCCGGGGATGCACGAGGATCGCACCGGACTTCCGTTCGTGGGCCGCGCGGGCAAGCTGCTCGATCTCCTGCTGGCGTCGGTCGGCCTCTCGCGCAAGGACTCGGTCTACATCTGCAACGTCCTCAAGTGCCGGCCCCCGGGGAACCGGAACCCGATGCCGGATGAAATCGAGGCCTGCACCCCATACCTCGAGCGGCAGATCGAGCTGGTGGCTCCGGAGGTCATCCTGGCGGTGGGCGGGTTCGCGGCGCAGTTCATCACCGGACGCCAGGTTGCTCTGGGCAAGCTCCGGGGCGAGATATACGATTACAGAGGCGTGCCCGCGCTGGTGACCTACCACCCGGCGGCGCTGCTCCGGAACCGCGGCTGGACGCAAGCCGTGTGGGACGACCTTCAGTTGCTGCGAAACACGATGGACCGCACCGGCCGGTCCGGCGGCGGATAG
- the dnaB gene encoding replicative DNA helicase — MSTTALPVAQEQAPAYDRQPPVSLEAEVAVLGGMLIDRDAVARAVEVVSDTMFASEANRRIYRAVLRLFERGDAVDVIVVSDELSKTEELEAAGGYDYLAELLDAVPTAANIEHHARIVRDKALLRRLIDASSHIIRDVYDQGERSVEQIVDEAEQRIFQVASGHDREGFVRIKELLWPAFEHIERLQEAKGELTGVPTGFPLLDYYTGGLQKGNLVIVAGRPSMGKTSWALNVARHAAGEEVPVGVFSLEMSNEELVQRLLCSDGPVDAQRLRRGELTTKEMQRLAVAAGHLNTAPIWIDDSPGNTVLEVRAKARRLKAESRLGLLVIDYLQLMAGSRNSENRQQEVSEISRGLKALAKELDVPIVALSQLSRAPEQRADHRPQLSDLRESGSIEQDADLVMFLYRPEYYADTDRDGNSLEGKAELNVSKQRNGPTAVVPLYFDRAHARFLPVAPEGAGTTAPTPGGRSGAPGGYAG, encoded by the coding sequence CTGAGTACCACCGCACTTCCCGTCGCGCAGGAGCAGGCCCCCGCGTACGACCGCCAGCCGCCGGTTTCGCTGGAGGCCGAAGTGGCGGTGCTGGGGGGCATGCTCATCGACCGCGACGCGGTGGCGCGCGCCGTCGAAGTGGTCTCGGACACGATGTTCGCCTCGGAGGCCAACCGGCGCATCTACCGCGCCGTCCTGCGCCTGTTCGAGCGCGGCGACGCGGTCGACGTCATCGTCGTCAGCGACGAGCTCAGCAAGACCGAGGAGCTGGAGGCCGCCGGGGGCTACGACTACCTCGCCGAACTGCTGGACGCGGTTCCGACCGCCGCCAACATCGAGCACCATGCGCGCATCGTGCGCGACAAGGCGCTGCTGCGCCGCCTCATCGACGCCTCCTCGCACATCATCCGCGATGTCTACGATCAGGGCGAGCGCTCCGTCGAGCAGATCGTGGACGAAGCCGAGCAGCGCATCTTTCAGGTGGCCTCGGGGCACGACCGCGAGGGGTTCGTCCGCATCAAGGAACTGCTCTGGCCGGCCTTCGAGCACATCGAGCGATTGCAGGAAGCAAAGGGCGAACTCACCGGGGTGCCTACCGGGTTCCCCCTGCTGGACTATTACACCGGCGGCCTGCAGAAAGGAAACCTGGTGATCGTCGCGGGACGGCCGTCCATGGGGAAGACCTCCTGGGCGCTCAACGTGGCCAGGCACGCGGCGGGTGAGGAGGTGCCGGTGGGGGTGTTCTCCCTGGAGATGTCCAACGAGGAACTGGTGCAGCGGCTGCTGTGTTCCGACGGGCCGGTGGACGCGCAGAGACTTCGCCGGGGCGAACTCACCACCAAGGAGATGCAGAGACTGGCTGTCGCCGCGGGACACCTCAATACCGCTCCCATCTGGATCGACGACTCCCCGGGCAACACCGTGCTCGAAGTGCGCGCCAAGGCCCGCCGCCTCAAGGCCGAAAGCCGGCTCGGGCTGTTGGTGATCGATTATCTGCAGTTGATGGCCGGTTCCCGGAACAGCGAGAACCGGCAGCAGGAGGTGAGCGAGATCTCGCGCGGGCTCAAGGCGCTGGCCAAGGAACTGGACGTGCCGATCGTGGCGCTGAGCCAGCTCAGCCGGGCTCCGGAGCAGCGCGCCGACCATCGGCCGCAACTGTCCGATCTGCGCGAGAGCGGAAGCATCGAACAGGACGCCGACCTGGTCATGTTCCTTTACCGGCCGGAGTACTACGCCGACACCGACCGCGACGGCAACTCGCTGGAAGGCAAGGCCGAGCTGAACGTGAGCAAGCAGCGCAACGGCCCCACCGCGGTTGTCCCGCTCTACTTCGACCGTGCCCACGCGCGTTTCCTGCCCGTCGCGCCGGAGGGAGCCGGCACCACCGCTCCCACCCCCGGCGGACGCAGCGGCGCGCCGGGCGGATACGCGGGGTGA
- the ispD gene encoding 2-C-methyl-D-erythritol 4-phosphate cytidylyltransferase encodes MTPGDRRSPCRAGVAVPAAGAGRRMGGVRKAFLELDGQPILLRAIRPFLETPGVECVVVALPPDQAAHPPAWLTGADPRVRVVAGGATRGDSVAAAVAALPPAVEVVLVHDGARPLVARGLVERCLRAAAAGRAVVAGVPAVDTLKEVDASGRVVRTPPRGRYWHAQTPQAFPRPLLERAYRRARENGVEGTDDASLVELLGGEVEMVEGSPRNLKVTRPEDLILAERLLEAADEGA; translated from the coding sequence GTGACCCCGGGCGATCGGCGATCTCCCTGCCGGGCCGGAGTCGCCGTGCCGGCGGCGGGGGCGGGCCGTCGCATGGGAGGGGTCCGCAAGGCCTTTCTGGAGCTCGACGGACAGCCCATCCTGCTGCGCGCCATCCGCCCCTTTCTGGAGACGCCCGGGGTGGAATGCGTGGTCGTGGCCCTCCCCCCCGATCAGGCCGCGCATCCTCCGGCCTGGCTGACCGGCGCCGACCCGCGCGTGCGGGTCGTGGCGGGAGGAGCCACCCGGGGCGATTCGGTGGCGGCGGCGGTGGCCGCCCTCCCGCCCGCCGTGGAGGTTGTGCTGGTGCACGACGGCGCCCGGCCGCTGGTGGCGCGCGGCCTCGTGGAGCGCTGTCTGCGCGCGGCCGCGGCCGGCCGGGCCGTGGTCGCCGGCGTGCCCGCGGTGGACACGCTGAAGGAGGTCGACGCGAGTGGACGGGTGGTCCGCACACCGCCGCGCGGCCGCTACTGGCATGCCCAGACCCCCCAGGCCTTCCCGCGGCCTCTCCTGGAACGCGCCTACCGGCGGGCACGCGAGAACGGGGTCGAGGGCACGGACGACGCCTCGCTGGTGGAACTCCTGGGCGGCGAGGTCGAGATGGTGGAGGGATCGCCGCGCAACCTCAAGGTGACCCGCCCCGAGGACCTGATCCTCGCGGAGCGCCTGCTCGAGGCGGCGGATGAGGGCGCGTGA
- a CDS encoding Sua5/YciO/YrdC/YwlC family protein gives MSAPRIIACRNGLLPAGELREVGRHLRSGGLLAYPTETVYGLGGLVQDGPLRALAALKRRDADKPFLLLLPDPQAAAGLVWNRCARRLAERLWPGPLTLVLPDPGHSFPAQVRGGSGGVAVRMSPAPVARQILDEVGAPITSTSANPPGGAPARSRKEAWETVRALAADERLWVVDAGELPPAPASAIVDCTARDPVVLRAGALDLSELREICPSAREDADVDDRRQDTGERYAEVGDVPPDAATKDIRLLYVCTGNTCRSPMAEVLTRARARQRGLSGIRVRSAGTMAYEGSPASAGARTAVGDRGLELDHHAARLLGEDELEWADLVLAMSPSHLAAVESLGRGRCYAEVITAFAGDVSGGVADPFGGSDDHYRDTCAQLERLIEAVLDRLDPGTDA, from the coding sequence GTGAGCGCACCGCGCATCATCGCCTGCCGGAACGGCCTGCTTCCCGCGGGCGAGCTGCGCGAGGTGGGTCGGCACCTGCGCTCCGGAGGGCTGCTGGCCTACCCGACCGAGACCGTGTACGGGCTGGGAGGGCTGGTGCAGGACGGCCCCCTGCGCGCGCTGGCGGCGCTCAAGCGGCGCGATGCCGACAAGCCCTTCCTGCTCCTCCTCCCCGACCCGCAAGCGGCCGCCGGGCTCGTCTGGAACCGCTGCGCGCGGAGGCTCGCCGAGCGCCTGTGGCCCGGCCCGCTCACCCTGGTTCTGCCCGACCCCGGGCACTCCTTCCCGGCTCAGGTGCGGGGCGGGAGCGGAGGGGTGGCGGTCCGCATGAGCCCGGCCCCGGTGGCGCGGCAGATCCTGGACGAAGTGGGCGCGCCGATCACCTCCACGAGCGCCAACCCTCCCGGCGGCGCTCCCGCACGCTCACGGAAGGAGGCGTGGGAAACGGTGCGCGCGCTCGCAGCCGACGAGCGCTTGTGGGTGGTGGATGCCGGCGAGCTTCCCCCAGCGCCTGCCTCGGCCATCGTCGACTGCACCGCACGAGACCCGGTGGTGCTGCGCGCCGGCGCATTGGACCTTTCGGAACTCCGGGAGATCTGTCCCTCCGCGAGGGAGGACGCTGACGTGGACGACCGTCGGCAGGACACCGGGGAGAGGTACGCCGAGGTGGGTGATGTGCCGCCGGACGCGGCAACGAAGGACATCCGACTCCTCTACGTCTGCACCGGCAACACCTGCCGGAGCCCCATGGCGGAGGTGCTCACCCGCGCCCGCGCACGCCAACGCGGCCTGAGCGGCATCCGGGTCCGATCCGCCGGAACCATGGCCTACGAGGGCTCGCCAGCCTCGGCCGGCGCGCGCACGGCCGTGGGCGACCGGGGCCTCGAACTGGATCATCACGCCGCGCGGCTGCTCGGCGAGGACGAGCTGGAGTGGGCCGACCTGGTGCTGGCGATGTCTCCGTCGCACCTGGCGGCGGTGGAGTCGCTCGGCCGGGGCCGCTGCTACGCGGAGGTGATCACGGCTTTCGCCGGTGACGTGTCGGGTGGCGTCGCAGACCCCTTCGGGGGAAGCGATGATCACTATCGGGACACCTGCGCGCAGCTCGAGCGGCTGATCGAGGCGGTCCTCGACCGTCTCGACCCGGGAACGGACGCGTGA
- the aroE gene encoding shikimate dehydrogenase, with translation MTIPAPRAGTRVFAILGNPVAHSLSPAIQNAALRAAGLDGRYVAIACQPEDVAPVMRTLARAGGGGNVTVPHKRRAAVALDDAAAAVGRTGACNTFWGEGARIHGDNTDVEGARRAMCALLAGPARGARVLLAGAGGGARAAVAALIDEDAAEVRVINRTLARAEAMAAEVGGARVRVVSDARTLEGQAFDLVLNATSLGLGTRDPLAVDLHRLGRVGAVMDMVYAPSGTPLTDAARARGIPAMDGGEMLLRQGAAAFELWWGREAPLSAMREALERARCA, from the coding sequence ATGACGATCCCGGCCCCGCGCGCCGGCACGCGCGTCTTCGCCATCCTGGGGAACCCGGTGGCGCACTCGCTCTCGCCCGCGATCCAGAACGCCGCGCTCCGTGCCGCCGGACTCGACGGCAGGTACGTGGCGATCGCCTGCCAGCCCGAGGATGTCGCCCCGGTGATGCGCACCCTGGCTCGGGCCGGTGGCGGCGGCAACGTGACGGTGCCGCACAAGCGGCGCGCGGCGGTCGCGCTCGACGACGCGGCCGCCGCCGTCGGGCGGACGGGCGCGTGCAACACCTTCTGGGGCGAGGGAGCGCGCATCCACGGAGACAACACCGACGTCGAGGGGGCGCGCCGCGCCATGTGCGCGCTGCTGGCGGGGCCCGCCCGGGGCGCCCGCGTACTGCTGGCGGGCGCCGGGGGCGGTGCACGCGCAGCCGTCGCCGCCCTCATCGACGAAGACGCCGCGGAGGTGCGGGTCATCAACCGTACGCTCGCCCGCGCCGAAGCCATGGCCGCCGAAGTCGGGGGCGCCCGGGTGCGCGTGGTTTCCGATGCACGAACTCTGGAAGGGCAGGCCTTCGACCTGGTTCTGAACGCGACCTCCCTCGGGTTGGGCACGCGCGATCCGCTCGCGGTCGACCTCCACCGCCTCGGGCGGGTCGGGGCGGTCATGGACATGGTCTACGCTCCGTCCGGGACGCCCCTCACCGATGCCGCCCGGGCGCGCGGCATTCCCGCCATGGACGGGGGCGAGATGCTCCTGCGCCAGGGCGCGGCCGCTTTCGAGCTCTGGTGGGGACGCGAGGCGCCGCTCTCCGCCATGCGCGAAGCCCTCGAGCGGGCGCGTTGCGCATGA
- a CDS encoding phosphoribosyltransferase family protein: MMAELMERRLATLFADLEEHVVTYVPTSSAHRRRRGYDQAELLARALAGRTGLAFAHLLERRRQKRTQVSLHPQQRMANVRDAFSLRPGADRLHRGNVLLVDDVLTTGATARAAAETLARAGVGRVALVTFARALPR, encoded by the coding sequence ATGATGGCCGAGCTCATGGAGCGCCGCCTTGCGACCCTGTTCGCCGACTTGGAGGAGCACGTCGTCACGTACGTCCCCACGTCCTCCGCCCACCGCCGCCGCCGGGGATACGACCAGGCGGAGCTGCTGGCGCGCGCGCTCGCCGGGCGCACCGGACTGGCCTTCGCGCACCTGCTCGAGCGCCGCCGCCAGAAGCGCACCCAGGTCTCGCTGCACCCGCAGCAGCGGATGGCCAACGTGCGCGACGCCTTCTCTCTCCGGCCCGGCGCCGACCGACTGCACCGCGGGAACGTGCTCCTGGTCGACGACGTCCTCACCACCGGGGCCACCGCCCGGGCGGCCGCCGAAACGCTCGCCCGCGCGGGGGTGGGCCGGGTCGCCCTGGTCACCTTCGCGCGCGCGCTTCCCCGTTAG
- the gap gene encoding type I glyceraldehyde-3-phosphate dehydrogenase: MSIRLAINGFGRIGRNVLRALAREDAPDVQLVAVNDLMDAHTLAHLLKYDSVHGAYPGSVEVAGDGLVVDGGLIRVFAERDPGSLPWGELGVDVVVESTGFFRDREGAGRHLAAGAGKVIVSAPGKDVDVTLVLGVNHDAYDPDSHHIISNASCTTNCLAPVVKVLNDRFGFQRGLVTTIHSYTNGQALLDQPHKDLRRARAGAVSMIPTTTGAARATGVVIPEVHGRIDGMAVRVPTPNVSLVDIVAEVEHATDITGVNQAMRDASAASMRGILDVSDEPLVSVDYIGNPASSVVDALSTNVIDDRLVKVLSWYDNEAGYSSRVVDLVRFVGERMMSPAAV, from the coding sequence ATGTCGATTCGACTCGCCATCAACGGATTCGGCCGCATCGGCCGCAACGTGCTGCGCGCCCTCGCCAGGGAGGACGCCCCCGACGTCCAGCTCGTCGCCGTCAACGACCTGATGGACGCGCACACCCTGGCCCATCTCCTCAAGTACGACTCGGTGCACGGCGCGTATCCGGGGTCGGTCGAGGTGGCGGGCGACGGGCTGGTGGTCGATGGCGGCCTGATCCGCGTGTTCGCCGAGCGCGACCCGGGCAGCCTTCCCTGGGGGGAGCTGGGGGTGGACGTGGTGGTCGAGTCGACCGGCTTCTTCCGTGACCGCGAGGGCGCGGGCCGCCACCTGGCCGCCGGCGCCGGCAAGGTGATCGTGAGCGCGCCCGGCAAGGACGTCGACGTCACCCTGGTGCTCGGCGTCAACCACGACGCCTACGACCCCGACAGCCACCACATCATCTCCAACGCCAGCTGCACCACCAACTGCCTGGCCCCGGTGGTCAAGGTGCTGAACGACCGCTTCGGCTTCCAACGCGGCCTGGTCACCACCATCCACTCCTACACCAACGGCCAGGCGCTCCTCGACCAGCCGCACAAGGACCTGCGGCGGGCGCGCGCCGGCGCGGTGTCGATGATCCCCACCACAACCGGAGCCGCCCGGGCCACCGGCGTGGTCATCCCGGAAGTCCACGGGCGCATCGACGGCATGGCGGTGCGGGTCCCCACCCCGAACGTGTCTCTGGTGGACATCGTGGCCGAAGTGGAGCATGCCACCGACATCACCGGGGTCAACCAGGCCATGAGGGATGCGTCCGCCGCGTCCATGCGCGGCATCCTCGACGTCTCCGACGAGCCGCTGGTGTCGGTCGACTACATCGGCAATCCCGCCAGTTCGGTGGTGGACGCGCTGAGCACCAACGTCATCGACGACCGCCTGGTGAAGGTGCTCTCGTGGTACGACAACGAGGCCGGCTATTCGAGCCGCGTGGTCGACCTGGTGCGCTTCGTGGGCGAGCGCATGATGTCTCCGGCGGCGGTCTAG
- a CDS encoding phosphoglycerate kinase, producing MRKKTLNDLAARAGDLIVVRVDFNVPVRNGRVADDTRIERTLPTLRRLTAAGARLVLLSHLGRPGGRPRPEASLAPVAARLGELLGADVGFSPETTGPQALARARTLDPGEILVAENTRFLAGETRNDPELATAFAALGTHFVNDAFGTAHRAHSSTAGLAQAMRARGGEAVAGLLLEREIRFLGDALEDPDRPFVAVLGGAKVSDKIAVIEKMLARADRLLVGGAMANTFFRALGLETGRSLVDEEGVDLAARLMDRAGDRMMLPVDCVVARRISADAATREAPRAEVGADDRIGDIGGASRRMFGDELQQARTIVWNGPMGVCEMPAFAGGTVAVARSAAAATATGAVSIAGGGDSAAAVRAAGLADDFSHVSTGGGASLAFLAGKPLPGLEALSDA from the coding sequence ATGCGCAAGAAGACCCTGAACGACCTCGCGGCGCGCGCCGGCGACCTCATCGTGGTGCGCGTGGACTTCAACGTGCCCGTGCGGAACGGGAGGGTCGCCGACGACACCCGCATCGAGCGCACCCTGCCGACCCTCCGCCGCCTCACCGCCGCGGGCGCCCGCCTCGTCCTCCTCTCCCACCTGGGCCGTCCCGGCGGCCGGCCGCGACCCGAGGCTTCGCTCGCACCGGTCGCGGCGCGGCTGGGCGAACTCCTCGGCGCAGACGTTGGCTTCAGCCCCGAGACGACGGGGCCGCAAGCGCTGGCCCGCGCTCGCACCCTCGATCCGGGCGAGATTCTGGTGGCCGAGAACACCCGCTTTCTGGCAGGCGAAACGCGCAACGACCCCGAGCTGGCCACCGCTTTCGCCGCCCTCGGAACGCACTTCGTGAACGACGCCTTCGGGACCGCGCACCGCGCGCACTCCTCGACGGCCGGGCTCGCGCAGGCGATGCGGGCCAGGGGCGGAGAGGCGGTGGCGGGGCTGCTCCTCGAACGCGAAATCCGCTTTCTGGGCGATGCCCTGGAGGATCCCGACCGCCCCTTCGTGGCGGTTCTGGGAGGAGCCAAGGTGTCGGACAAGATCGCCGTCATCGAGAAGATGCTCGCGCGCGCCGACCGGCTGCTGGTCGGAGGTGCCATGGCCAACACCTTCTTCCGGGCGCTCGGGCTCGAGACCGGCCGGTCCCTCGTGGATGAGGAGGGCGTCGATCTCGCGGCCCGGCTGATGGACCGCGCCGGCGACCGCATGATGCTGCCCGTCGACTGCGTGGTTGCACGCCGCATTTCCGCCGACGCAGCCACCCGCGAGGCGCCCCGGGCCGAGGTCGGAGCGGACGACCGCATCGGCGACATCGGGGGCGCAAGCCGGCGCATGTTCGGGGATGAGTTGCAGCAGGCCCGCACCATCGTCTGGAACGGACCGATGGGCGTATGCGAGATGCCGGCGTTTGCGGGCGGCACCGTTGCCGTCGCGCGATCGGCGGCCGCGGCGACCGCCACCGGCGCGGTGAGCATCGCCGGAGGAGGAGACTCTGCGGCCGCGGTGCGCGCCGCCGGGCTCGCCGACGACTTCTCGCACGTATCCACCGGCGGGGGCGCCTCGCTGGCGTTCCTGGCGGGCAAACCCCTCCCGGGACTCGAAGCGCTTTCGGACGCGTAG